In Fusarium oxysporum f. sp. lycopersici 4287 chromosome 4, whole genome shotgun sequence, a genomic segment contains:
- a CDS encoding hypothetical protein (At least one base has a quality score < 10) — protein sequence MVKGVDTSEIRQWRSIVTLIVFVLANILVLWPFHMPIYIPKSLVNLICRLAVKLRVIPPSTHHGILHDNPRCSKYFVKVTFPVNFITAPLIADLFLLAISAIGRQEVYDGTIGADNIHPIDIMVFFITLAYIAISIDASGIIRWLAFKVLSWGGKVGHRLFFYLYSFFFLLGSFIGNDPIILSGTAFLAYMTRVSSNITSPRAWIFTQFAVANIASAILVSSNPTNLVLAGAFDIKFIVYTANMIVPVVVTAVVLFPFLLYVIFADEKLIPSKIEMHSLPEEARAQRPVNPNIPYVQHQVEDAENAGEGMTLSLAYIMNPFLDKKGAMFGALIMSATLITVLALNAASAGSGEHPVFWVTLPAAFVMFCWDLGFGWLHRKETRQTAAHYRREMERARAERARFVAEYAETSQDKSEPDTETVPGLPDHQTSEDYGQTHGISLTPLQTTNDQSNSHSIPKVILSNTAGNSPVIISGSMPQSPNSGPSSPSDQNTLHPGALSTLPSPQMEPEKLEAGRPMATEPEERSTLLSEARKGYASLERAYEWLQETFPTVMAVMAHLPFALVPFAFAMFVLVQALVSKGWVNVFAYGWYHWSKRTGTVGSIGGMGFLSCVLSNFSGTNIGTTILLSRIIQAWKEINCHDDQLISDRTYWGTIYSMAVGVNYGAFSTAFSASLAGLLWRDILARKHIHVKSHEFARVNFPIIAISMAVGCLILVGEVYIVRDNSPYSFI from the exons ATGGTCAAAGGCGTGGACACCAGCGAGATACGACAATGGCGCTCGATAGTAACGTTGATAGTCTTTGTACTTGCTA ATATTCTTGTACTATGGCCATTTCACATGCCCATTTACATACCAAAATCCCTCGTCAATTTAATATGCAGATTAGCGGTCAAACTGCGAGTTATACCCCCGAGCACACATCATGGGATTCTTCATGATAATCCACGATGTTCGAAATATTTTGTCAAAGTCACTTTTCCCGTCAATTTCATCACTGCGCCCTTGATCGCGGATCTCTTTCTACTAGCTATTTCTGCGATAGGACGCCAAGAGGTTTACGATGGGACGATAGGCGCTGATAATATCCACCCGATCGATATTAtggtcttcttcatcactttGGCTTACATTGCTATTTCTATCGATGCGTCGGGTATTATTCGATGGTTGGCCTTCAAAGTGTTGTCGTGGGGAGGAAAAGTTGGCCATCGACTGTTCTTTTACCTTTATtcattcttctttcttcttggcagcttcaTCGGCAATGATCCTATTATTTTATCTGGAACGGCATTCCTCGCGTACATGACGCGCGTATCGAGCAACATTACGAGTCCGCGAGCCTGGATTTTTACTCAATTCGCAGTCGCCAACATCGCTTCAGCAATTCTCGTCTCGTCAAACCCCACGAATCTTGTCCTCGCTGGAGCCTTCGACATCAAGTTCATTGTCTACACGGCCAACATGATAGTCCCAGTCGTCGTCACCGCCGTTGTCCTCTTCCCCTTTCTGCTCTACGTCATTTTCGCTGACGAAAAGCTTATCCCTTCCAAGATTGAGATGCACAGCTTACCAGAAGAGGCTAGAGCCCAACGGCCCGTGAACCCCAACATCCCCTACGTTCAGCAccaagttgaagatgctgaaaATGCAGGCGAAGGGATGACGCTGTCGCTCGCGTACATCATGAATCCTTTTCTTGACAAAAAGGGCGCGATGTTTGGTGCGCTAATCATGTCTGCGACTCTCATTACTGTTCTGGCTCTCAACGCTGCTAGTGCCGGGAGTGGAGAGCACCCTGTTTTCTGGGTGACTCTTCCAGCAGCGTTTGTCATGTTTTGCTGGgatcttggctttggatGGTTACATCGCAAGGAGACGCGGCAAACGGCAGCTCATTATCGACGGGAGATGGAGCGTGCGAGAGCTGAACGCGCGCGATTTGTAGCGGAATATGCTGAGACTTCACAGGATAAGTCTGAACCTGATACCGAGACGGTACCTGGTCTTCCTGATCACCAGACCTCGGAAGATTATGGTCAGACTCATGGCATTTCTCTCACTCCGTTACAAACCACCAATGATCAGTCCAACTCACATTCCATCCCCAAGGTGATTTTATCAAACACCGCCGGGAACAGTCCTGTCATCATCTCGGGCTCTATGCCTCAATCACCCAACTCAGGtccttcatcaccaagcgACCAAAACACACTGCACCCCGGAGCCTTGTCAACATTACCAAGTCCTCAAATGGAACccgagaagctcgaggctgGTCGACCCATGGCGACAGAACCAGAGGAAAGATCAACTCTTTTGTCCGAGGCTAGAAAAGGCTATGCATCGCTTGAGAGGGCTTACGAGTGGCTACAAGAGACTTTCCCGACAGTCATGGCCGTCATGGCTCATCTTCCGTTTGCACTAGTTCCATTTGCTTTCGCCATGTTTGTACTAGTCCAGGCACTAGTGAGCAAGGGATGGGTCAACGTCTTTGCCTATGGTTGGTATCATTGGTCAAAACGTACTGGCACAGTTGGAAGTATTGGAGGAATGGGCTTCCTTTCGTGTGTCTTGTCCAAC TTTTCCGGTACTAACATTGGCACCACTATCTTACTATCACGCATCATCCAAGCATGGAAAGAAATCAACTGTCACGACGACCAACTCATCAGCGATAGAACATACTGGGGCACGATCTACAGCATGGCCGTTGGAGTCAATTACGGAGCATTTAGTACCGCCTTCAGCGCATCACTAGCTGGTCTTCTCTGGAGAGATATCCTTGCTCGAAAGCACATTCATGTGAAGAGTCACGAATTCGCGCGGGTCAATTTCCCCATTATTGCGATTTCAATGGCTGTTGGCTGTCTCATATTGGTGGGAGAGGTGTACATCGTGAGGGATAACTCACCATACTCCTTCATTTGA
- a CDS encoding hypothetical protein (At least one base has a quality score < 10), translated as MKRHVKIKDRYCQTLLLFILANILYKQYFAIMTVDNTQPEGENPIGDIQVEFLGTQKSSNTASRRDLGFTGQLGGKWYAVYGDVLWCDSGVTDPEDDNEGFHGMVRNAVSALTDDPLVVEDLHLNDDEPVPHQKQFMPFNEEWGETNTFGFGGTGIVEVDPDTATGALYYLVNDDEHYKGAGVAKVELIDDVPHITDRYGENGIWWNGDEIPKYGDVATYRDVNSEYIYILGNPPNPITDFPDKLYIYMARVPAKDAFDLDKYEYWWGRQEGWKSEVLTTFNCETAVMWGVGQGQIVYNNYFQTYFYVHLDLSGTVFLKTAPSPEGPWTEGKEIYKDEPIDGGLVYAGIAYPHLDESGETLTIGFTNNNWIRVIKVTFT; from the exons ATGAAGAGACACGTCAAGATAAAAGATCGTTACTGTCAAACACTTTTGTTGTTTATACTAGCAAATATCCTGTATAAACAATATTTTGCTATAATGACTGTCGATAATACTCAACCAGAGGGTGAGAACCCGATCGGCGACATTCAGGTTGAGTTTCTTGGCACCCAAAAGTCTAGCAACACCGCCAGCCGTCGCGATTTAGGGTTCACAGGTCAACTTGGAGGAAAATGGTACGCTGTCTATGGCGATGTACTATGGTGTGATTCAGGTGTCACTGATCCTGAAGATGATAATGAGGGATTTCATGGTATGGTCAGAAATGCTGTTTCTGCTCTGACGGATGATCCTCTTGTTGTGGAAGACCTACatctcaatgatgatgagccgGTTCCTCACCAGAAGCAATTTATGCCATTCAACGAGGAGTGGGGTGAGACCAATACCTTTGGCTTTGGAGGGACGGGCATCGTGGAGGTTGATCCTGATACTGCGACTGGTGCTCTTTATTATCTCGTT AATGACGATGAGCATTATAAGGGCGCTGGTGTTGCTAAAGTTGAGCTCATCGATGACGTCCCCCATATTACCGATCGCTACGGCGAGAATGGCATCTGGTGGAATGGTGATGAGATACCCAAGTACGGCGACGTCGCAACGTATCGGGACGTCAACAGCGAATACATCTACATCCTTGGAAATCCGCCAAACCCAATCACCGACTTTCCTGATAAGCTGTACATCTACATGGCTCGCGTACCCGCAAAAGATGCCTTCGACCTTGATAAGTATGAGTACTGGTGGGGTagacaagaaggatggaAGAGCGAAGTTCTCACTACGTTCAATTGTGAGACGGCTGTTATGTGGGGTGTTGGACAAGGTCAGATTGTGTATAATAACTACTTCCAGACGTATTTCTACGTTCACCTTGATCTTT CTGGTACTGTCTTTTTGAAGACTGCTCCGAGCCCTGAAGGTCCCTGGACGGAAGGCAAAGAGATTTACAAGGATGAGCCCATCGATGGAGGTCTGGTGTATGCTGGAATAGCGTACCCGCATCTGGATGAGTCAGGGGAGACGTTGACGATCGGtttcaccaacaacaactgGATCCGGGTTATCAAGGTTACTTTCACATAA
- a CDS encoding hypothetical protein (At least one base has a quality score < 10) produces the protein MHYSLRAIAAAALPAIAVASVIQQPIDSFDHTQGYQFDPLLHLPGISPYFDAVGFGLSHAAPEGCTVTAASYLIRHAAIYANDAEYEDYIKPFLYRLEKHRGDFSGPLEFLNKWYSPIEEDHLEDVTPSGKVDAKKVGHHLVKRYRHLASSVKRVIADTKDRTYDTAKAFLQAFPEDGSIEITRFDKKELNNGTRALLPHKACSKFSKTPGTEQQQKFVKNYASGVAKRLRPYTPDDYELAPYDVFALQSICGYESAIRGKKSPICGLFSDAEWLSYEYAWDMKYAHMVGPFNPLSNYLGFPWLHSQSKLFSKIDENSELIGDESSGWPKEQRLFFYFTHREVPPFVATALGIFNSSSRQGYDEFPTTHVNHVRAWKMSDLIPFLGHVGMEKMTCERPVAKDGTSEKEEFIRFIANTAPRPLPLCQNGPGASCPFEEFKKIVSAGMEKYGDFDGVCENKQEKDDEL, from the coding sequence ATGCATTACAGTCTGCGTGCCATTGCGGCTGCAGCTTTACCTGCAATTGCTGTCGCGTCTGTCATTCAGCAGCCAATTGATAGCTTTGATCATACCCAAGGCTATCAATTCGATCCTCTTCTCCACCTCCCGGGAATATCGCCTTATTTCGATGCCGTAGGCTTTGGATTGTCGCATGCTGCACCTGAAGGATGTACGGTTACAGCTGCTTCGTATCTCATCCGACACGCTGCGATTTATGCCAATGACGCCGAGTATGAGGATTACATCAAGCCTTTCCTGTACAGGCTCGAAAAGCATCGCGGTGACTTTTCAGGACCGCTTGAATTTTTGAACAAATGGTACTCACCAATTGAAGAGGATCATCTCGAAGATGTCACGCCTTCAGGCAAGGTTGACGCGAAGAAAGTTGGCCACCACCTTGTGAAGCGCTATCGACACCTAGCGTCATCGGTAAAGCGCGTCATCGCCGATACGAAAGACAGAACCTACGACACTGCCAAGGCATTTTTACAAGCTTTCCCCGAAGACGGAAGCATCGAAATTACGCGTTTCGATAAGAAGGAATTGAATAACGGCACACgcgctcttcttcctcacaAGGCCTGCTCGAAATTCTCCAAAACGCCTGGTACGGAACAGCAGCAGAAGTTTGTCAAAAACTACGCAAGTGGCGTTGCGAAACGCTTACGCCCGTATACACCCGACGACTACGAACTCGCCCCCTACGATGTTTTCGCACTTCAATCAATTTGTGGCTACGAATCTGCAATTCGAGGAAAGAAATCTCCAATTTGCGGATTGTTTTCTGACGCGGAGTGGCTTTCGTACGAATATGCCTGGGATATGAAATATGCTCACATGGTTGGGCCTTTCAATCCCCTGTCGAATTACTTGGGTTTTCCATGGTTGCATTCACAGTCTAAGCTATTCAGCAAAATCGACGAAAACTCTGAATTGATTGGTGATGAATCATCAGGATGGCCTAAGGAACAACGGCTATTTTTCTACTTCACTCATCGCGAAGTCCCTCCATTCGTTGCTACAGCGCTCGGAATCTTCAACTCATCTTCCCGTCAAGGATACGACGAGTTTCCCACTACGCACGTCAACCATGTCCGAGCTTGGAAAATGTCTGATTTAATTCCATTCTTAGGCCATGTTGGCATGGAAAAGATGACGTGTGAGAGACCAGTTGCTAAAGACGGCACATCTGAGAAAGAGGAGTTTATCAGATTTATTGCCAACACTGCGCCTCGACCCTTGCCTTTGTGTCAGAACGGACCCGGGGCCAGTTGTCCATTTGAGGAGTTTAAAAAGATTGTTAGCGCGGGTATGGAGAAATATGGGGACTTTGATGGTGTGTGTGAGAATAAgcaagagaaggatgatgagtTGTAA